AATTTTATTATCATCCGTGATCAAATTACCCGAGAGCATCTTCTCCAAGGCATAATTAAGAATGGAATCTACACTTTGATCATCTCTATATGCCAAAATTAGTTTCTACAACACATTCTGATCTATGTTCAGTATCAAATAAAAATAAGCATCAGACTAACTTTGTTCATAGATTTCCTGATCAGTTTGCCTTTATCTCAAATAATTCTGACATTTAAAATGGTCATTCATGTAGCATTATAGCTTACATTGTAGTAAGACACCTAGATTCTGAGTTACTGCCAATCCCAATGGTTTCAATGCTAAATTGGCCACAAATGATTCTCAGCTTTTTGAAAATCTTAAAGGGTATAGATCTTCGTTACATTAAATATACAGTTAATCATAAAATTCTGTTTACAAAATCTATTGACTTTTGGCTTCTTGCCTTTGCAGATGCTGACTGGAGAGGAGATTTGGATGATCGTAAATTCATTACAAGATTTTTATTCAGgaagaactctctctctctctctcttttgcttattctctttcttcttcctattttctctctGCTTCTTGATctttttatattatcaatatcCTTCACTGTACACTCTGATGTGGTTGAACACAAATTCTAACATATAAAACAAATTTACTTGATTTTTAATTTATCGTGAATTTGTTTTGCTTTTATGTTCATTTCAAATGATCGTATGTATTTTTATGAGGCTTCACAAAATAGTCAAATAACataacatataataaataaataaataagtcatCGCACACTtgttgaaacaagaaaaagtaaaaagaaaaagaaagtacagGTGTAGTTCAATAGTTTTTTTCaatgtgtttaaatttttttcacattttagaTGTAATATATTCgaaatatatgtatatttattttatatacatTGTATCTGAGACGTGTGTATTaggttttaaatttataaatagtttaaaaattatatatattgataaataaaaaatttattttatttacaaacaaaaacattccattaattatatattaagaataaataaaaaaatacttttataagaattaatatttattttagttacTACTCATATAAAAACTAAAGTTAAAATACTAGTATTATATTAaacaatttaatatattaaattatcccATATATTCCAACTACAATCACACATGAGtaattatcatttattttgtattttcaattaaTACCTTTTATGCTTAGTACTTTTAACAAGTAACACTAAAATagtagatatatataaaaaatagtcactaaattaattatttgcataaaataaatttataatatagaatatatatattaagtttaattaaattgtatatatataaaacataaaatgtTAAAATACTAACGTTAGATGTTTAAACATTCTTATATCAATTTTTGTTGTTTACAGTATTTCATAGCTTCACAGGACAAAAATTAATCGCAAAAAGAACTTTATTTAAGAGTTGTCACTGATTAATAAATTGTTACATGACActtatatcaaattaattttgCAAAGACTATTATATCAATTTAATACTAGCCTTTGCAAAACTTTAGATGATTTGGATAAtgttaaatgaaattaaattccCCTAATTTAAATGAgtacaaaaagaaaaggaaaaaaattacatAATCAAGTGGCAAAAAACAAGGAGGTACAGAAACTTGTGTCTGCAAAACACGTAAGCGGCGTCCTTGATTCCTTGATGTTCTACTTCTACAATGGAGATTAATGAATTGACTGTTGAAGTTGCCCACTATATGGGAATCGCGCTATAAAGCCACCAACCAACTATCCAATTTATAATTAATGAGGTCTTCAAAGAAAGCCTGCTAGTTGCTACGAAAATGACACTTGAAATTGGGAACCCCCACAAGTCTCACACTCAACCAATCCTTAGAACCTTCTTCTTATCTCACAAAATTAATGGAACAATGACTTGGAAAACCACCTAACTAGTAACAACAATAAAGACGGTCTTACTAGTATTAACTACTAAGTATTAATTATTATAGTAATATACCATAAGTGGTACCAAACGCATGCATGGCCTAATACACctaattttcattattccttGGCCTTTGCCAATAATGAGTAAGTTAATTGAGGTACTATGATCTTAGAAATTAAAGTTTGgtacatgacaaaaaaaaaaaaaattaaagttttgtATGAaactattttttactaataatacaTTCAAACAAAATTGTGACTTTTATTTTTACCTACATTTCGTACATTTTTGTGGTAACCTGCATTTTCGTACGTGTCCATGTGAGGAATTAGTTATACAATTACATAAGGTTTTGGATTCATTGAATGTATACTAAATATAGTTAATCCACACTAACCTTTTAGGCTGTTAGtatatattatacataaataataataacattgaAACGAACTTTCTTCCAAACCAAAACTAGATTGAATGGAACTCTAAAAAAGTTCACAACTTGACGTATGCATACTTTTAATTATCCTACAAATCTACAATGACCTACATATAACTGATTTGAGCAAATATCCATTTTTTTTCTGTTGGAAATATATACTGATATTCATTTATAGACGACTAATGTTATTTAAATTAAGACTCAGTCATTACTCATATTTTTTGAATGTAGTGAATTAATGTCTTCACTGCAGGTCATATTTACTCAAAAGCAAACAGTTAGTTACGGAATGCTTTCTATATTTAAGGTGGGATTcaaattctctatttttttttgttttttacaatATCCCCTAATCAGATTAAAGGTTAATTCGTCGCGAATCAAAactttatttaagaatttgtcgCTGACCAATTAGTTACTGCTTACACTCCTAATACTTTTTTTagacattttttttttggttttccacGGTATCCCTCAGCCCGACAGGACAAGGACTAATctgtcgcggtactgagctccatttgaAGGTTTGTTGCTGGCCAATGGATTGCTGCATTAATTAGTGAGCTAACTACTTAACCCAAGTTGGTTTCAAACTTGTCATGTTAACTAAGCCCAATTAGacgctttttcttttgttgcgaAGCTCAATTAAGCTAGATCAGGattatctttccttttttttttcccttaaggATGGATTAGGATATcttaaaataacaaaattgaacttGGGCTTGTAGATCCAACTAAACTTCTAATATGGGCTGGGATGGCCCAAAAGCATAGAGCATCCAGTCAAGTATGTTGTTAGCCCGTTTTGCTATTCCATTGGATAATCCAAAAATTAGTTCTGGGAAAATTATACATATGAGTGAGCAGCATACTGCACAAATTAGTGTGAAATTTTGAAAACAAGTATCCAACAAATTGGAATTGATGGAGGAGAAACAACTAGTTTTGAGGGGAAGGAGAGTGATGACGTTGTTGATGATGCATTATGCCACTGTCTTTCTTCACTTTGGGTTTATATCTTATGCTTTGTACCTTCTCTAATGTTTGTAAGACTTGTTCCATGGATGGTCGGTTCTTTGGATCTTCTTCCAAGCATTGTAATATAAGCTGTGCTATCTCAAAAGCAGCTTTTTTGGGATATTGTTCACTCAAATTTGGATccattctattttttaatttccttttctcgTAAAGAGAGGGCTTAACCCACTCTACTAAATTCTGTTGACCTGAGGGCCTATTTGTGTCCAAAGCAATTAGGCCTGTTAACATTTCTAGTAGGACTACGCCAAATCCGTATACATCACTTTTTACGTACAAATGACCtgtcaataaattatttatgtcaATATCATATCTATATATACACGCACATATACAAAATATTATGTATGTAGagtacatattaaaaattaattattatatatttgtatataaatatattattaatataaggaTATAATATTCTACCATCTACACATCATTATCATTGAAGAATTCTCTAATGAATAAGATATCTAGGATATCATGGGTAACAAATACGTTATAAAGTTCTAATTACTTATTTTTCATaactaaatctaaaaaataatgttaaaaatttttgttataaagacgatttaaaaataacatataataaattaatattattaattaaaaatgcaaaaagagaaaagaaaaaggtacATACCTGTTGCCATATACTCAGGGGCGGCATAACCGTAGGTTCCCATGACACGTGTGGTTACATGGGATCTGCCGTTAACTGGGCCAAGCTTTGCCAATCCAAAGTCCGACAGCTTTGCGTTGTAATCCTAGGTAATCACAATACAAGCATATACTAATTAATTGCAACCCATGCACACAACACCATAATTAATGTGCTCAAATATGAAATATACTTACCCCGTCAAGAAGAATATTAGAGGACTTGAAGTCTCTATAGATTACAGATTTCTCTGACGTATGTAAGAAATCCAAGCCTCTCGCAGCTCCAATGGCTATCTTCACCCTTATATCCCATGAAAGCGGTTCTGGGCCTTTTTTGTAATTAAACAAACATATATGTCCTAGTTAATTAACCTGTGTTCTCTGTATTTATACAATAATTTGTCTCCCAATAGTAATACGTTAGTTATTATTTCTTACTTCTGAAGAGGTGGTTTTCCAAGCTGCCCTTTTGCATGTATTCGTATACTAGCAAGAATTGATTCTCCTCCCAACAATATCCCACTAGTTTAACCAGGTTTGGATGAGAAAACTTCCCCAAGAATTTCACCTCACTCTACACCAAAAACATTAAAAGAGTACCAACGTCAAATCAAACTGGCTAGTTAAGTAATTATTAAGTTTAAAACAGTAACTCCCTTAATTAGTTTTGTCAATTTGTGTGATTAGTAGCTATACTATAGTTATTCGATAAAAATCATGCATAATACTTATTTCTTGTGGTGCATTATACGTAAATAACAATTTACTTAATAAAGTAAATATATATGCATTGCTGAATGAAATGATAATATCTTTTTCAGTCAGTACTTTCAatccaaaagaataaaaaatggaATATGATACTTTGCTTGCCTTTGAAAGGGAAAAAAACATGTCACTAGCTACTAATTTAACACAACATTGAATTTTTGTACTATATGCTATATGTCATGCTTCTTAATTAGAATGTGCCAACTCACACAATAACCAATACAGAGACTCTATATAGATTTAATTATGGATTTACCCCTTTTAATTTGGTTgagagaaaaacaagaggaagatAGAAATTTGTTTAGATGGAATAAGGAAAATGTTTTACTGAGTCTATAAATTTATTTGTAGTGTGTGAAAGCTAAGGAACGAAATAAAAGGAACCTGCCATTCTTGGAGGCCTTGGAGGCTGTCGGGGTTAGACTTCTTAACGGCAACCGGAATTCCAACTCCGACTTTGGAAGGCTTGAGGGTATTTTGGTCAATCCATCCTTTAAAGACGCGACCAAAACCACCCTCACCTAACATAGTGTCCGGTCTGAAATTCCTTGTCGCAGTTTTCAGCTCATCCAATGTAAATATTCTCAGATTCGGCGTCACCTTCTTCATCACTCCCTTCTCCTTCCTACTTTCTGATGCAAAGAAGAAGAGACTTAAACCTAACATATATAAAGAATAAGAAAGAACGAAAGAATTCAATACCTGCAGgtggtttattattattattattggaattaGTAGCATGACGATGCTCATTAATCTTGTTATTACTCGCCTTCCGGAAACAGTTTCCCATTGTTGTGATTTTTGAGTGATGTAATGAACACGTTCTGATCCAAGAAGGGttaatatgttatatatatatagcgtGAGAGTGACATTGTTGGGTTCTACGAAGAAGGAGACGAGAAATTCCAAGCAAACAGCGTGAATACTCATACTACTAGCTACTTGCTTCGTTGACTTTCTctctctaatatttttatttccttttcgattcttctttctcttcatcACTCCCTCATTTATTATTAcaacaatgctagggaaccaactCTATATAAGTCAAGAATCAGCCAACTGGTAACCGAATGTTGCTATTAATAGACACACggatgtttttttttcttataaattgaATGGTTTTAGATATAATTTCTATGTTTCATGTGTTacgcattaataaaacataattaattatatggaatCAACTAATGAATGTCAAAGCATCTGTTCCGTGATTCTCTCCTAACACTAACgtggtcaacaataatttaacaaacaaattaaattataaattaataaacctaattataattaattatgttgttctattcttggctgattattagttgttccatatacttttccttattattatcaattcatttttcttttaattctatCCATAAAATAAATTCATTTTATATACACATgtcttattaaatttttttaatatatattttgtattctaattactatatcacatactataaaaaaattattttaaacaattatttattttattttagtaataataaaaacataaattaaataaaaaaatcactgtattattgtcactaaaaataatttttattgtaataAAAATGCATAGATAGTAATATAATGGCAGAGATTAACATAAGCGCCACTAAATAAAAGGATTTGGTGActaatttgtatataattttttttaatatttggttattgtattattattctgttaaataaataaatgcgTCTAATCATATAATATGATCTATAATTTGCAGTCCTTCAACTTACATTGCTTTTGTTACTTTGTATCTGtccatatataaattaaatatctcTAATGGGTAACCTATGTTATCCACAAAAAAGGAGGGTAactatatatatgaatttatttttattgatgaaaattttaaaataataaatattttaattgaaattaaatagagAGAGTGGTATACAATAATTTAAATGTGTAAAATATTAATGCAATAAACGAACGCAACACTTGAATTTCAAGGTCAACGATAGCTTAATAATTAACACTAAACCCCACACGTTGATTGCTTAGCATAACTTGATGAGCAAAAATAGACAATTACACATATTCTACAAACAATTTGTAAGAAACATTCTTGTATATACAGTAGTTAGCCCGGATAATAGATCTTCttcattgttaaaaaaaattgaaagtataaaatgtaatttttaatttttaatttttttttatatttatttttagtcctacttataaaattaataataaaaaattatattttactctttcaatttttaaaaaaaattaaaaaatccattTTCAACTAACTCCATCCTTAGACATGGACCCAATCAAAAGTATTACCTAcagtattattaatttattattcttttttttataataagtcTTTTTTAACCttttaaattaaagttataagaaaataaatgtaTTTCGATAACTTTCTTGATTTAGAtgcattattttttaaatgaatttaaaaataaaaaatacttattttaaaaaagaggAAGTATTATTTATATCCaacaaaaattattagataaacaCATGGTAATATGAAAAATGATTCTAATTTCTAAAAGATGTCAATTGTAAAGTCATATATATATGTGGTGTGGTTCAGTTAATTGATTAAAGTTAACTAACTATGTATGAGTTTGACAGTTTCTGCTACAACCTTTTTCCTGATGAAGTGACAGTCAATTTCTACATGCTTAAAGCGCTCATGCAGTGCTGGATTTGTGGCCATTTGGATGgcagaaatattgtcacaaaataacatggaagagttggcttcaatattcatgaatttgaGGAGTGCAATGATGGAGATAATCTCACATGATGCATTTGTCAATACCCGATACTCAGCCTCTATAGAGATTCGAGAAACCACATCTTACTTCTTTCTTTTTCAGGACACAAGGGAATCTCCCAAAAAATGCAATAACCCGTAGTGGATCTGCGAGTGTCAAGGCAGCTGTCCCAGTCAGCGTCAGCATATAGTGAGATGTTAAACTTCGAATTTGCTGAGAAAAGAATCCCTTGCCTAGGAAATGCTTTCAAATAGCGTAAGACGTGATGAATAGCATTTAAATGTGGCATTTTTTGCTCAAACATGTACTGTGCAAGCTTTACAATAGCGAAAGTGATGTCCGGTCTGGATATAGTGAGGTACATTAACCTCCCAACAAGTTTGCAATAGGTAGACAGGTCTGGTACTGGCTCACCCTCTACAGTTGGAAGCTTGAGGTTAGCTTCCATGGGTATATTTGCGGGGCTTACAATTGACATAACTCGTATCTTCCAAAAGAGAAAGAGTATATTTTCGTTGGCATAAGGAGATGTCGTGGTGCGATCTCGCCAACTCCAAACCCAAGAAAAATTTAAGGTCACCCAAGATCTTTAACTTGAAGATAGCTTGAAGACTGTCCTTCACGACATTCATGGATGCTTGTGTTGGCCGAGCTATGATGATATCATCAACATACGCAATTAAAAATGTAGTTGAATCACCACTACCAATAGAAAAAAGGGAGTAGTCTTGTTTACATTGCTTGAAGTCGTGGTCAGTCAGGGTTGTACAAAATTTCGTAAATTATTTTCTCGAAGCCTGTCTTAAATCATAGAGGGACCTAGTTAGTTTGCAAACCAAACTTTGATTGTGTTGTGGATGGCCGAGAGGCAAGTCTATATACACCTCTTCATTCAATTTTCCATTGAGAAAGGCATTATTAATGTCCAACTAAAGGATGCTCCAACTCTTTACGGTAGCAATGGTAAGTAGAACTCTTACTATTGTTATTTTGGCTATGGGGTTGAAAGTATCTCTGAAATCCACCCCAGCTTGTTGGGTATACCCCTTTGCAACCAACCGTGTTTTGTACCTCTCAAGAGAGCCATCAGCTTTCATTTTTGCCTTGTAAACCCATCAACAAACAATTGCACATTTACCTTCAGGTAGGAATAGCAGTTCCCAGGTGTTGTTAGCCTCAAGTGTATCTAATTCATCTTGCATAGCTCATCTCCATTCGAGAAAGTACACTTCCTGATGAAAAATTATGGTTCGGATATGGTATTAGCTTGGGCAAGAAAGTGGTGATAATTTGAACTAAGTCTATGATTGTTGATGTAGTTGGAAAGAGGATAGGGTGTGTTGGTAAAGCATACATAGTCAGTGTGGTGGAGGGTGATGAGTTTTGGAGGATTTTCGAAGCAGGGGTAGGGTTGAAGGAATGTTAGAAGTAGTAGCTAGTCCTATAGAAGGTTGGGTAGGCATTGGAATTGGAGAGGAATCTTTGGGTTTAGGATCTTATACTGGGGTAGGTAAGACAAAATCTGCAAACAAGTCTTTATGGAGTTAGAGGTGTGGGGAATTGCTAAAGGGCATGATATGTTCATGGAAAATCACATCTCTGGAGACAAAAAATTGTTTGGTCTCAAGTTTGTATAATTTGTAACCCTTGTATCCAAGGGGATAGCCAAGGAAGACTGATGGAACTGCCCTGGGACAGAACTTGGT
This region of Arachis hypogaea cultivar Tifrunner chromosome 8, arahy.Tifrunner.gnm2.J5K5, whole genome shotgun sequence genomic DNA includes:
- the LOC112705711 gene encoding probable serine/threonine-protein kinase PIX13 isoform X2, giving the protein MGNCFRKASNNKINEHRHATNSNNNNNKPPAESRKEKGVMKKVTPNLRIFTLDELKTATRNFRPDTMLGEGGFGRVFKGWIDQNTLKPSKVGVGIPVAVKKSNPDSLQGLQEWQSEVKFLGKFSHPNLVKLVGYCWEENQFLLVYEYMQKGSLENHLFRSPEPLSWDIRVKIAIGAARGLDFLHTSEKSVIYRDFKSSNILLDGDYNAKLSDFGLAKLGPVNGRSHVTTRVMGTYGYAAPEYMATGHLYVKSDVYGFGVVLLEMLTGLIALDTNRPSGQQNLVEWVKPSLYEKRKLKNRMDPNLSEQYPKKAAFEIAQLILQCLEEDPKNRPSMEQVLQTLEKVQSIRYKPKVKKDSGIMHHQQRHHSPSPQN
- the LOC112705711 gene encoding probable serine/threonine-protein kinase PIX13 isoform X1, encoding MGNCFRKASNNKINEHRHATNSNNNNNKPPAGLSLFFFASESRKEKGVMKKVTPNLRIFTLDELKTATRNFRPDTMLGEGGFGRVFKGWIDQNTLKPSKVGVGIPVAVKKSNPDSLQGLQEWQSEVKFLGKFSHPNLVKLVGYCWEENQFLLVYEYMQKGSLENHLFRSPEPLSWDIRVKIAIGAARGLDFLHTSEKSVIYRDFKSSNILLDGDYNAKLSDFGLAKLGPVNGRSHVTTRVMGTYGYAAPEYMATGHLYVKSDVYGFGVVLLEMLTGLIALDTNRPSGQQNLVEWVKPSLYEKRKLKNRMDPNLSEQYPKKAAFEIAQLILQCLEEDPKNRPSMEQVLQTLEKVQSIRYKPKVKKDSGIMHHQQRHHSPSPQN
- the LOC112704903 gene encoding uncharacterized mitochondrial protein AtMg00240-like is translated as MSIVSPANIPMEANLKLPTVEGEPVPDLSTYCKLVGRLMYLTISRPDITFAIVKLAQYMFEQKMPHLNAIHHVLRYLKAFPRQGILFSANSKFNISLYADADWDSCLDTRRSTTGYCIFWEIPLCPEKERSKMWFLESL